The following are encoded together in the Magnetospirillum gryphiswaldense MSR-1 v2 genome:
- a CDS encoding diguanylate cyclase codes for MENRSPSLREKVKQLRRTFVDKLPGTLAEARRLCDLLVRVPSDDSTLDDLYRTFHSIKGTAASFGLLEISAEGAGGEQLVLQLQGLEGGSRGQQLPALLPGFQQRLERLEELWKLARQADESNSSPESPSFDLGKEGAKAASKKLFICDDDEAQAEILAAQLSCFGYGVTIFTSPDSMRAALLVAPPDAVIMDIVFPGGVNGTDVVANLHREMRAPPPVVFVSSRRDFEPRLRAVQAGGEAYFPKPVKAIELVEILDSLTLGQEPEPFRVLVVDDEPEVAAYHSFILEQVGMTTRLLHEPATILDVLTEFKPDLVLMDMYMPTCTGRDLSRLIRQVPEFISLPIVFLSSETNKVKQVSALRVGAEGFLTKPIQPEDLISAVAIRAERMRTLRSLMVRDSLTGLFNHTFMSQFLETSLASARRDDGMLCFVMIDVDHFKQVNDTYGHPAGDQVLVALARLLQQRLRNSDMVGRYGGEEFAVILQDIGTDEARRIVDDLRADFAKVRFTAGDGDFSCTFSAGIAGYPGKAQADLLLESADQALYVAKKSGRNQVQVAP; via the coding sequence ATGGAAAATCGATCCCCCTCGTTGCGCGAAAAGGTCAAACAGCTTCGCCGCACCTTCGTCGACAAGCTGCCGGGCACGCTGGCCGAAGCCCGCCGCCTGTGCGACCTGCTGGTGCGGGTGCCGTCCGACGATTCCACCTTGGATGATCTGTACCGCACCTTTCACAGCATCAAGGGCACCGCCGCCTCGTTCGGATTGCTGGAAATCAGCGCCGAGGGCGCCGGCGGCGAGCAATTGGTGTTGCAATTGCAGGGTCTGGAAGGCGGATCGCGCGGACAACAATTGCCGGCACTGCTGCCCGGCTTCCAGCAACGGCTGGAACGGCTGGAGGAGTTGTGGAAGCTGGCCCGCCAAGCCGATGAAAGCAACAGCAGCCCCGAATCCCCCAGCTTCGACCTGGGTAAGGAAGGGGCCAAGGCGGCAAGCAAGAAATTGTTCATCTGCGACGACGACGAAGCGCAGGCCGAGATTTTGGCGGCGCAATTGTCGTGCTTCGGCTATGGCGTGACCATCTTCACCAGCCCGGACAGCATGCGCGCCGCCTTGCTGGTGGCGCCGCCCGATGCGGTCATCATGGACATCGTCTTTCCCGGCGGTGTCAACGGCACCGACGTGGTCGCCAATCTGCACCGGGAAATGCGGGCGCCGCCGCCGGTGGTGTTCGTCTCGTCCCGGCGCGATTTCGAGCCGCGCCTGCGCGCCGTCCAGGCCGGCGGCGAGGCCTATTTCCCCAAGCCGGTCAAGGCCATCGAACTGGTGGAAATCCTCGATTCGCTGACCCTGGGACAAGAGCCGGAACCGTTCCGCGTCTTGGTGGTCGACGACGAACCGGAAGTGGCCGCCTATCACAGCTTCATCCTCGAACAGGTGGGCATGACCACCCGCCTGCTGCACGAACCGGCGACCATCTTGGACGTGCTGACCGAGTTCAAGCCCGATCTGGTGCTGATGGACATGTACATGCCCACCTGCACCGGGCGCGATCTGTCGCGGCTGATCCGTCAGGTGCCGGAATTCATCAGCCTGCCCATCGTCTTTCTGTCGAGCGAGACCAACAAGGTCAAGCAGGTGTCGGCGCTGCGCGTCGGTGCCGAGGGCTTTTTGACCAAGCCGATCCAGCCTGAAGACCTGATCAGCGCCGTGGCCATCCGGGCCGAACGCATGCGCACGCTGCGATCCTTGATGGTGCGCGACAGCCTGACCGGATTGTTCAACCACACCTTCATGTCGCAATTTCTGGAAACCTCGCTGGCCTCGGCCCGACGCGACGACGGCATGTTGTGCTTCGTCATGATCGACGTCGATCATTTCAAGCAGGTCAACGACACCTACGGCCACCCCGCCGGCGATCAGGTGCTGGTCGCCCTGGCCCGGCTGCTGCAACAGCGCCTGCGCAATTCGGATATGGTCGGGCGCTATGGCGGCGAGGAATTCGCCGTCATCTTGCAAGATATCGGCACCGACGAAGCCAGGCGCATCGTCGATGATCTGCGCGCCGATTTCGCCAAGGTGCGCTTTACCGCCGGCGACGGCGACTTTTCCTGCACCTTCAGTGCCGGCATCGCCGGCTATCCGGGCAAGGCCCAGGCCGATCTGTTGCTGGAAAGCGCCGATCAGGCGCTGTACGTGGCGAAGAAATCCGGTCGCAATCAGGTCCAGGTGGCGCCATGA
- a CDS encoding response regulator → MKILVVDDDVLAGEMTAAVLEDAGYGIVLAENAIEAMEKLNDEAGIALIVSDMNMPMVSGIDLFRDLREQGVDIPFILLTGDAPGPLKAAEPRLDDCLTKDFTLETSLIQSINAVMARRA, encoded by the coding sequence ATGAAGATTCTGGTGGTCGACGACGACGTCCTGGCCGGCGAGATGACGGCGGCGGTGCTGGAGGATGCCGGGTACGGCATCGTCCTCGCCGAAAACGCCATCGAGGCCATGGAAAAGCTGAACGACGAGGCGGGCATCGCCTTGATCGTGTCGGACATGAACATGCCCATGGTCAGCGGCATCGACCTGTTCCGCGACCTGCGCGAGCAGGGCGTGGACATTCCCTTCATCCTGCTCACCGGCGACGCGCCGGGGCCGCTGAAGGCAGCCGAGCCCAGGCTGGATGATTGCCTGACCAAGGACTTCACCTTGGAGACCTCGCTGATCCAGTCCATCAACGCGGTGATGGCGCGCCGCGCCTGA
- a CDS encoding hybrid sensor histidine kinase/response regulator produces the protein MALDVKRFVARFVEEARDHLRRLEEGLSLLAGGSADTEAINAIFRSAHTVKGSSRMLKLTAITETAHKVEDVLGALRDGSLKPSPDLCRLLQRGVDAMAAQVDQVAETGTPSPADADLCAALTQVLAGGETAPTPSPPAEAPPPPPPPPEVKLKSAETVRVQLSKLDELIKLMGEVVSSHARLRQRLVDLRGIDRAAGETAPLLQTFGRDLRDDVFTQELLMEELHKKALIMRMLPLSIVFEPAARMIRDLGRSLGKDVQCVTTGMDIELDRQLIDRLSDPIVHLLRNGVDHGIESAETRHAAGKPAHGTLKLSARQDGGFVVVEVSDDGGGLPVEFIRDKAVKKGLLTPEQAQAMTETEIIDLIFLPGFSTSSIITDVSGRGVGMDVVKRCVVDDLQGSIAVETRPGQGTTFAMRLPLSLAVMRVLLVEAGGQTFGFTAQYVAHLLDVADDRIITVAERKAVIIQNEFVPVVSLAELLGLPAPAVARRGGNLLVVVRVRNEKLALKVGQLLDERDMVIKPLPEHLRQLPLVSGMVMTGRNDLVSVLQASALLEAARRQRGGATAMTAPDGGRAGIRVLVVDDSLNTREIEKDVLEAQGFIVTLAEDGQDGLDKARSGHFDAVLTDVEMPNMDGFTLTAALRREDRYRDIPIIIITSREKAEDKRRGIQVGADAYIVKGDFDQSNLVDTLKSLLG, from the coding sequence ATGGCCTTGGACGTCAAACGCTTTGTCGCCCGGTTCGTCGAGGAAGCCCGCGACCATCTGCGCCGCCTCGAGGAAGGCTTGAGCCTGTTGGCCGGCGGCAGTGCCGATACCGAGGCCATCAACGCCATCTTCCGCTCGGCCCATACGGTCAAGGGCTCGTCGCGCATGCTGAAACTGACCGCCATCACCGAAACCGCCCACAAGGTGGAAGACGTGTTGGGGGCGTTGCGCGACGGCAGCCTGAAGCCCAGCCCCGATCTGTGCCGGCTGTTGCAGCGCGGCGTCGATGCCATGGCCGCCCAGGTGGATCAGGTGGCCGAAACCGGCACCCCGTCGCCCGCCGATGCCGATCTGTGCGCCGCCCTGACCCAAGTGCTGGCCGGCGGCGAGACCGCTCCCACCCCGTCGCCGCCAGCGGAAGCGCCGCCGCCACCTCCACCGCCGCCCGAGGTCAAACTGAAATCGGCGGAAACCGTCCGCGTGCAATTGTCCAAGCTGGACGAGTTGATCAAGCTGATGGGCGAGGTGGTGTCCAGCCATGCCCGCCTGCGCCAGCGTCTGGTCGATTTGCGCGGCATCGACCGCGCCGCCGGTGAAACGGCGCCGTTGCTGCAAACCTTCGGCCGCGACCTGCGTGACGATGTCTTCACCCAGGAATTGCTGATGGAGGAGCTGCACAAAAAGGCGCTGATCATGCGCATGCTGCCCTTGTCCATCGTCTTCGAGCCGGCGGCGCGGATGATCCGCGACCTCGGCCGCTCGCTCGGCAAGGACGTGCAATGCGTCACCACCGGTATGGACATCGAACTGGATCGCCAGTTGATCGACCGCCTGTCCGACCCCATCGTCCATCTGCTGCGCAACGGCGTCGATCACGGCATCGAAAGTGCCGAGACCCGGCACGCCGCTGGCAAGCCTGCGCACGGAACGCTGAAATTGTCGGCGCGCCAGGACGGCGGCTTCGTCGTCGTCGAGGTCAGCGATGACGGCGGCGGCCTGCCGGTGGAGTTCATCCGCGACAAGGCGGTGAAGAAAGGCCTGCTGACGCCGGAACAGGCGCAAGCCATGACCGAGACCGAGATCATCGACCTGATCTTCCTGCCCGGCTTTTCCACCTCGTCCATCATCACCGATGTCTCCGGTCGCGGCGTCGGCATGGATGTGGTCAAGCGCTGCGTCGTCGACGACCTGCAAGGCTCCATCGCCGTGGAAACCCGCCCCGGCCAGGGCACCACCTTCGCCATGCGCCTACCCCTGTCGCTGGCGGTGATGCGGGTGCTGCTGGTGGAGGCGGGCGGCCAGACCTTCGGTTTCACCGCCCAATATGTCGCCCATCTGCTGGACGTGGCCGATGATCGCATCATCACCGTGGCCGAACGCAAGGCGGTGATCATCCAAAACGAATTCGTCCCCGTAGTGTCGCTGGCCGAACTTCTGGGCCTGCCCGCGCCCGCCGTCGCCCGGCGCGGCGGCAACCTGCTGGTGGTGGTGCGAGTGCGCAACGAAAAGCTGGCGCTCAAGGTCGGGCAGTTGCTGGACGAGCGTGACATGGTCATCAAGCCGCTGCCTGAACATCTGCGCCAGTTGCCGCTGGTGTCGGGCATGGTGATGACCGGACGCAACGATCTGGTCAGCGTGTTGCAGGCCTCGGCCTTGCTGGAGGCGGCACGGCGTCAGCGCGGCGGCGCCACCGCCATGACCGCGCCCGATGGCGGGCGGGCGGGTATCCGCGTGCTGGTGGTGGACGATTCGCTCAACACCCGCGAGATCGAAAAGGACGTGCTGGAAGCCCAGGGCTTCATCGTCACCTTGGCCGAGGATGGCCAGGACGGCCTCGACAAGGCCCGGTCCGGTCATTTCGACGCCGTGCTGACCGACGTGGAAATGCCCAACATGGACGGCTTCACCCTGACCGCGGCGCTCAGGCGCGAGGATCGCTACCGGGATATTCCCATCATCATCATCACCTCGCGCGAGAAGGCCGAGGACAAGCGGCGCGGCATCCAGGTGGGCGCCGATGCCTATATCGTCAAGGGCGATTTCGATCAAAGCAATCTGGTCGACACGCTGAAAAGTCTGCTGGGGTAA
- a CDS encoding CheR family methyltransferase — translation MTGPTLQGFKDLVRGRCGLMLEGNGEETLKAAIAARMQATGVLGEQAYLARLTTNEAEFQELVTLLTINETYFFREPEQLALLTEKMVPRLLALRGPGRPIRILSAGCSTGEEPYSIAMALLDQYGEAMGSLVRLYAGDIDHLALAKARAGHYSAFSFRALSPERQQRYFAPIGRHGFALAETVRTRVEFHHLNLLSAEPPASLHDFDIVLFRNVSIYFDADTRRAIQHNLARMMTLDGVLLVGTAETLANDLGVLRLVEEDGHFYFAKGAAAPPPPRPSRSPPPAPPAPPPKPNRPVPAPVVATVVATAAPAPDLDTARRLIRDKRHDEAGALLRGILAQSPDHLSALVLLAHVQVLRRDHPAAQTLAQRALELDSWSVEAMVVQGFAAKWQGDHDAAIRWFKQAVYTRHHCWVAQYYLAESYRAAGQPDLARRTYRVALQHLTQHPDGDGGLSLPLGLPVAEVRFLCERHAGGRG, via the coding sequence ATGACTGGCCCAACCCTGCAAGGCTTCAAGGATCTGGTCAGAGGCCGCTGCGGCCTGATGCTGGAAGGCAATGGTGAGGAAACGCTGAAAGCGGCCATAGCCGCCCGCATGCAGGCCACCGGCGTGCTGGGCGAACAGGCCTATCTCGCCCGGTTGACCACCAATGAGGCCGAGTTCCAGGAACTGGTCACCTTGCTGACCATCAACGAGACCTATTTCTTCCGCGAGCCCGAGCAACTGGCCCTGCTGACCGAAAAGATGGTGCCGCGTCTGCTGGCCTTGCGCGGTCCGGGCCGGCCCATCCGCATCCTGAGCGCCGGCTGCTCCACCGGCGAGGAACCCTATTCCATCGCCATGGCCCTGTTGGACCAATACGGCGAGGCCATGGGGTCGCTGGTCCGCCTTTATGCCGGCGACATCGACCATCTGGCCCTGGCCAAGGCCCGCGCCGGTCATTACAGCGCCTTCTCCTTCCGCGCCCTGTCGCCCGAGCGCCAGCAGCGCTATTTCGCCCCCATCGGTCGCCACGGCTTCGCCCTGGCCGAAACCGTGCGGACACGGGTCGAATTCCATCACCTCAATCTATTGTCGGCGGAACCACCCGCCAGCCTGCATGATTTCGACATCGTGCTGTTCCGCAACGTCTCCATCTATTTCGACGCCGACACCCGCCGGGCCATCCAGCACAATCTGGCGCGGATGATGACATTGGACGGGGTGCTGCTGGTGGGCACGGCGGAGACCCTGGCCAATGATCTCGGCGTCCTGCGGCTGGTGGAAGAAGACGGCCATTTCTATTTCGCCAAGGGCGCCGCCGCTCCACCGCCGCCCAGGCCGTCGCGCTCGCCGCCGCCAGCACCACCAGCACCGCCGCCCAAGCCGAACCGCCCGGTGCCGGCCCCCGTCGTCGCCACCGTCGTCGCCACCGCCGCACCGGCTCCCGACCTGGACACCGCCCGCCGCCTGATCCGCGACAAACGCCACGACGAGGCCGGCGCCTTGTTGCGCGGCATTCTGGCCCAAAGTCCCGACCATCTGTCGGCGCTGGTGCTTTTGGCCCATGTCCAGGTGCTGCGGCGCGATCACCCGGCGGCCCAGACCTTGGCCCAACGGGCGCTGGAGCTTGATTCCTGGTCGGTCGAGGCCATGGTGGTCCAAGGCTTCGCCGCCAAATGGCAAGGCGACCACGACGCGGCCATCCGCTGGTTCAAGCAGGCGGTCTATACCCGCCATCATTGCTGGGTGGCGCAATATTATCTGGCGGAATCCTATCGCGCCGCCGGCCAACCCGATCTGGCCCGGCGTACCTATCGGGTCGCATTGCAGCACCTGACCCAGCACCCCGACGGCGACGGCGGCCTGAGCCTGCCGCTGGGCCTGCCGGTGGCCGAGGTGCGCTTCCTGTGCGAACGTCACGCCGGCGGACGGGGATAG
- the cheB gene encoding chemotaxis-specific protein-glutamate methyltransferase CheB, translated as MTAPPIRVLLADDSALARGLLRGFLEADGGFQVVGEACHGREAVEMVLALRPDLVTMDLEMPVMGGLEAIAEIMASKAVPILVVSSVADAANAYAAVAKGAVDVVSKPSLDPDEQRDFVAKARLVSKIPVITHVRALRVGAPTVEAPPPRSQPALPVDLAAASGRAFFIASSTGGPQALAHLLTRLPADFPCPVLVAQHIADGFAAGMADWLGSLAPLPVRLATQGDLVAPGIIYVAPSERHLAVTHSRRLTLLERQSKDVYRPSCDALLESGAAVFGRRAVGIILTGMGRDGASGMAAIKEAGGTTIAQDEASSVIYGMNRVAVEQGAVDRVLALDAIAAAMAELAGRNG; from the coding sequence ATGACCGCCCCCCCGATCCGCGTGCTGCTGGCCGATGACAGTGCCTTGGCCCGCGGGCTGCTGCGCGGCTTCCTGGAAGCCGATGGCGGTTTCCAGGTGGTGGGCGAGGCCTGCCATGGCCGCGAGGCGGTGGAGATGGTCCTCGCCCTGCGCCCCGATCTGGTGACCATGGACCTGGAAATGCCGGTCATGGGCGGGCTCGAGGCCATCGCCGAAATCATGGCCAGCAAGGCGGTGCCCATCTTGGTGGTGTCGTCGGTGGCCGATGCGGCCAACGCCTATGCCGCCGTGGCCAAGGGCGCCGTCGATGTGGTCAGCAAGCCCAGCCTGGACCCGGACGAGCAACGCGACTTCGTCGCCAAGGCCCGTTTGGTGTCGAAAATTCCGGTCATCACCCATGTCCGCGCCCTGCGCGTCGGCGCCCCGACGGTGGAAGCGCCGCCACCCCGGTCGCAACCGGCGCTGCCCGTTGATCTGGCCGCCGCCAGCGGTCGGGCCTTTTTCATCGCCTCGTCCACCGGCGGGCCGCAGGCCCTGGCCCATTTACTGACTCGTTTGCCGGCGGATTTCCCCTGTCCGGTGCTGGTGGCCCAGCATATCGCCGACGGTTTCGCCGCCGGCATGGCCGACTGGCTGGGCAGTCTTGCTCCGCTGCCGGTGCGGCTGGCGACCCAAGGCGATCTGGTCGCCCCCGGCATCATCTATGTGGCGCCGTCGGAACGCCATCTGGCCGTCACCCACAGCCGCCGCCTGACCTTGCTGGAGCGCCAGTCCAAAGATGTCTACCGCCCCAGTTGCGATGCGCTGCTGGAAAGCGGCGCGGCGGTGTTCGGACGCCGCGCGGTGGGCATCATCCTCACCGGCATGGGCCGCGACGGCGCCAGCGGCATGGCCGCCATCAAGGAAGCCGGCGGCACCACCATCGCCCAGGACGAGGCCAGCTCGGTCATTTACGGCATGAATCGGGTCGCGGTAGAGCAAGGGGCGGTGGACCGGGTGCTGGCCCTGGACGCCATCGCCGCCGCCATGGCCGAACTGGCGGGGAGGAACGGATGA
- a CDS encoding methyl-accepting chemotaxis protein, whose product MLQNLRLWAKITLAMGISVALVVAALTAVNLGNLDDVVAQAEKSELDGHVRAIAQAIAMESRTAEALSQFVAAMPLVQDKFSDGDRNALTNLFQATFKPMASGFGIEQFQFHTPPATSFLRLHKPEKFGDDLSSFRFTVVNTNKTGKPTRGLEGGVAGLGIRGVVPVFGRSGPVGSVEFGMTFGQSFFDSFKTRQGVDVALHLVADGKLSTFASTMGKDPVMAKDLLMKAFAGEAQLAHLELNGAPKAVYAATMQDYSGKAIGVIEVAMDRSHYLTSFQRARNTSILVGLVALAAGLALALLTARGLTQRIGALMEGVRHVAKGDLTVQITADGQDELGDLARAAMDMREQLHKLALEVRAHAQAVHAAAQEIAGAVEGQAATSSEMSASVAEITSTMEELSASSTQIAEHSKSVVDIANTTYDNSRKGTEAMAQVLGKMGDIQQDNQHSLKEILDLGTRSKEISKVMEIINAVADQTKLIAFNAALEAASAGEAGRRFGVVAAEIRRLADSVTDSTGEIETKISQIQDSISRLVITSEKGAAGIDAGMTATGHTSDRLDELVEAAHHTSSAAQQISLSTQQQRTASNQVVVALREIVTASSHTAQSITRISDVSRDMTRLSAELDTLVNRFRLDPG is encoded by the coding sequence ATGCTGCAAAATCTACGTTTGTGGGCCAAGATCACCTTGGCCATGGGGATTTCCGTTGCCCTGGTTGTGGCCGCCCTAACCGCCGTCAACCTGGGCAATCTGGACGACGTGGTCGCCCAGGCGGAAAAGTCCGAGCTTGACGGCCATGTCCGCGCCATCGCCCAAGCCATCGCCATGGAAAGCCGTACGGCGGAAGCCTTGTCGCAATTCGTCGCCGCCATGCCCCTGGTCCAGGACAAGTTCAGCGACGGCGACCGTAACGCCCTGACCAACCTGTTCCAGGCCACTTTCAAGCCCATGGCCAGCGGTTTCGGCATCGAGCAGTTCCAGTTCCACACACCGCCGGCAACCTCGTTCCTGCGTCTGCACAAGCCCGAGAAGTTCGGCGACGATCTGTCGTCGTTCCGCTTCACCGTAGTCAACACCAACAAGACCGGCAAACCCACCCGCGGCCTGGAAGGCGGCGTCGCCGGCTTAGGGATTCGCGGTGTGGTGCCGGTGTTCGGTCGTTCCGGCCCGGTGGGCTCGGTGGAATTCGGCATGACCTTCGGCCAGAGCTTCTTCGATTCGTTCAAGACCCGCCAGGGTGTGGACGTGGCCCTGCATCTGGTGGCCGATGGCAAGCTCAGCACCTTCGCCTCGACCATGGGCAAGGACCCGGTGATGGCCAAGGACCTGCTGATGAAGGCCTTTGCCGGCGAGGCCCAATTGGCCCACCTGGAACTGAACGGCGCCCCCAAGGCGGTCTATGCCGCCACCATGCAGGATTATTCCGGCAAGGCCATCGGCGTCATCGAAGTAGCCATGGACCGCAGCCATTACCTCACTTCGTTTCAGCGGGCGCGCAACACCTCGATTTTGGTCGGGCTGGTCGCCCTGGCCGCCGGCTTGGCGCTGGCGCTGTTGACCGCCCGCGGCCTGACCCAGCGCATCGGCGCCCTGATGGAAGGGGTGCGCCACGTGGCCAAGGGTGACCTGACCGTACAGATCACCGCCGATGGCCAGGACGAATTGGGCGATCTGGCCCGCGCCGCCATGGACATGCGCGAACAACTGCACAAACTGGCGCTGGAAGTGCGCGCCCACGCCCAGGCGGTGCACGCCGCCGCCCAGGAAATCGCCGGCGCGGTCGAGGGTCAGGCCGCCACCTCGTCGGAGATGTCGGCCTCGGTGGCCGAGATCACCTCGACCATGGAGGAATTGTCGGCGTCGTCGACCCAGATCGCCGAACATTCCAAGTCGGTGGTCGATATCGCCAACACCACCTATGACAATTCCCGCAAGGGCACCGAGGCCATGGCCCAGGTGCTGGGCAAGATGGGCGACATCCAGCAAGACAACCAGCACTCGCTGAAGGAAATCCTGGACCTGGGGACACGGTCCAAGGAAATCAGCAAGGTGATGGAAATCATCAACGCGGTGGCCGACCAGACCAAGCTGATCGCCTTCAACGCCGCCCTGGAAGCGGCCAGCGCCGGCGAGGCCGGCCGCCGTTTCGGTGTCGTCGCCGCCGAAATCCGCCGTCTGGCCGACAGCGTCACCGATTCCACCGGCGAGATCGAAACCAAGATCAGCCAGATCCAGGATTCCATCTCGCGGCTGGTCATCACCTCGGAAAAGGGCGCCGCCGGCATCGACGCGGGCATGACCGCCACCGGCCACACCTCGGACCGCCTGGACGAACTGGTCGAGGCGGCGCACCACACCAGCAGCGCCGCCCAACAGATTTCGCTGTCCACCCAGCAGCAACGCACCGCCAGCAATCAGGTGGTGGTGGCCCTGCGCGAGATCGTCACCGCCTCCAGCCACACCGCCCAATCCATCACCCGCATTTCCGACGTCAGCCGCGACATGACCCGGCTGTCGGCGGAACTGGACACCCTGGTCAACCGCTTCCGCCTGGACCCCGGCTGA
- a CDS encoding adenylate/guanylate cyclase domain-containing protein, whose protein sequence is MGFLARRDVLLTVLLFLLALPAQHFEWFALLEDQANSFRHQMRIAYGDQKDLSISKDVVLVNVDEPFFKAYGSYPLRRTDIGAIISNIKELGAKVVAVDMLMDFPSSYNEDPTLAAALKDAGNTILVAQGQFEHGKFVKLNYPTKLLDEASVSGYTNISSNSALLTVLSRLKIHPDITKERHGWPFAVQAVAMYLGQQPKLENNVLSFGDLKVPLDHGNHLYIDFPPLPSGTRFLSQSAGISALEFLDISQLDEAEKEELGYWVKDKIVVVGDTSEVSHDWFDTPVGMVYGVEIIADTISSILKGAPLRAAGTPLAAAVTSVLMMLMILLAVAFSRPVFRAVGAVIILGGFVVAVTAVYVHAGLVLPLSYALAAGILSYVLIEYRAYMVERNQKKQISKTFGQYIPAELVKEMNESGQEVSVGGESREMTVLFSDVRGFTTISEGLSPQDLTTLMNAFLSPMTRVIQANRGTIDKYMGDAIMAFWGAPLRDENHAEHAVRAALAMGKTMDELSESFIARGWKPLKIGVGLNTGVMSVGNMGSDFRLAYTVMGDAVNLGSRLESLTKQYGIFTQISEYTLAQVPGLIAREVDLVKVKGKDQPVRTFEPLGFDGDVDQQTLDILARYTAALALYRAARFSEAKAEFQALSELEPNRMLYKIYLDRIAHYEAEPPPADWDGSYTAKEK, encoded by the coding sequence ATGGGTTTTCTGGCCAGGCGCGATGTGCTGCTGACCGTGCTGCTGTTTCTGCTGGCCTTGCCGGCGCAGCATTTTGAATGGTTCGCCCTGTTGGAGGATCAGGCCAATTCGTTCCGCCACCAGATGCGCATCGCCTATGGCGACCAGAAGGATTTAAGCATTTCCAAGGACGTGGTCCTGGTCAATGTGGACGAACCGTTCTTCAAGGCCTATGGCAGCTATCCCCTGCGCCGTACCGATATCGGTGCCATCATCAGCAACATCAAGGAACTCGGCGCCAAAGTGGTGGCCGTCGACATGCTGATGGATTTCCCCAGCTCTTATAATGAAGACCCCACCTTGGCGGCGGCGTTGAAGGATGCCGGCAACACCATCTTGGTGGCGCAAGGGCAGTTCGAGCACGGCAAGTTCGTCAAGCTCAACTATCCGACCAAGCTGTTGGACGAGGCCTCGGTCAGCGGCTATACGAACATCTCCTCCAATTCGGCCCTGCTGACCGTGCTGTCGCGGCTGAAGATTCACCCGGACATCACCAAGGAACGCCACGGCTGGCCCTTCGCCGTGCAGGCGGTCGCCATGTATCTGGGACAACAGCCCAAACTGGAAAACAACGTCCTGTCCTTCGGCGACCTGAAGGTGCCGCTGGATCACGGCAACCATCTTTATATCGACTTCCCGCCCCTGCCCAGCGGCACCCGTTTCCTCAGCCAGTCGGCGGGAATCAGCGCCCTTGAGTTTCTCGACATCTCGCAACTGGACGAGGCGGAAAAGGAAGAGCTGGGTTATTGGGTCAAGGACAAGATCGTGGTGGTCGGCGACACCTCGGAAGTGTCGCATGATTGGTTCGATACCCCGGTCGGTATGGTCTATGGGGTGGAAATCATCGCTGACACCATCAGCTCGATCCTCAAGGGGGCGCCGCTGCGCGCCGCCGGCACGCCGTTGGCCGCCGCCGTCACCTCGGTGTTGATGATGCTGATGATCCTGCTGGCGGTCGCCTTCAGCCGTCCGGTGTTTCGCGCCGTCGGCGCCGTCATCATCCTGGGCGGTTTCGTCGTCGCCGTCACCGCGGTCTATGTGCATGCCGGACTGGTGCTGCCGCTGTCCTATGCCCTGGCCGCCGGCATCCTGTCTTACGTCTTGATCGAGTATCGCGCCTATATGGTCGAGCGTAACCAGAAGAAGCAGATATCCAAGACCTTCGGCCAGTACATCCCGGCGGAACTGGTCAAGGAAATGAACGAAAGCGGCCAGGAAGTCTCGGTCGGCGGCGAAAGCCGGGAAATGACCGTGCTGTTCTCGGACGTGCGCGGCTTCACCACCATCTCCGAAGGCCTGAGCCCGCAAGATCTGACCACCTTGATGAATGCCTTCCTGTCGCCCATGACCCGGGTGATCCAGGCCAATCGCGGCACCATCGACAAGTATATGGGCGACGCCATCATGGCCTTCTGGGGGGCGCCGCTTCGCGACGAGAACCACGCCGAACACGCGGTGCGCGCCGCCCTGGCCATGGGCAAGACCATGGACGAATTGTCGGAAAGTTTCATCGCCCGGGGCTGGAAGCCGTTGAAGATCGGTGTCGGCCTCAATACCGGGGTGATGAGCGTCGGCAACATGGGATCCGACTTCCGGCTGGCCTATACGGTGATGGGTGATGCCGTCAATCTGGGCTCGCGCCTGGAAAGCCTGACCAAGCAATACGGCATCTTCACCCAGATCAGCGAATACACCCTGGCCCAGGTGCCCGGCCTGATCGCCCGCGAGGTCGATCTGGTCAAGGTCAAGGGCAAGGACCAGCCGGTGCGCACCTTCGAGCCCCTGGGCTTCGACGGCGATGTGGATCAGCAGACGCTGGATATCCTGGCCCGCTATACGGCGGCCCTGGCGCTTTATCGCGCTGCCCGCTTTAGTGAGGCCAAGGCAGAGTTTCAGGCCTTGTCCGAACTCGAACCCAACCGCATGCTTTATAAAATCTATCTCGACCGTATCGCCCATTATGAAGCCGAGCCGCCGCCCGCCGATTGGGATGGCTCTTATACCGCCAAGGAAAAGTAA